The following coding sequences are from one Carcharodon carcharias isolate sCarCar2 chromosome 11, sCarCar2.pri, whole genome shotgun sequence window:
- the pold3 gene encoding DNA polymerase delta subunit 3 isoform X2, producing the protein MEELELQVENIEELVADENRIVTYKMLSQFLGIHVNQAKQMLYYYVERKRKENSGAQLHVTYLVSGKAVENGTSCHKVAVVREDQLEALKLKMLVTASVHVYSIQKAMLKDSSPLFNTDYEAIKENLQNSNKYSAIRCEDAVPRSAEELAQLQKSVQQSSRSSSEATSTSKPMVNGNAPVAPKNVPPQPKGIMGMFSAKPSAKSQDKEVKGEPDLAKDGENAVSVRQMAPSGSKTASKGNSFSNFFLKASAKKGSPPSNRATKEEDPPTKPVAESPEKVETPEVGQYNVKPASEKGGDEESEVAAQKPQAEAQKEKTLAKNEAVDKQQKDRPSQKTKRNATLASQGEEPCNKRRRRIRQPQSDSSDDEVIPDSPEAFDIKTPSPPPEEPVKEEDRSPQCLSDVEVKPTCWESADRAEKAVGVKRRKRRRVLKSKTFLDEDGAMVTEKVYQSESCTDSESEFAAKQQESKNLSGPKAAGMKSMAGGKDHPKEQKEKKAAASNRAGKQASIMGFFKKAT; encoded by the exons GTCACCTACAAGATGCTGAGCCAGTTCCTGGGCATTCATGTCAACCAGGCGAAACA GATGCTTTATTACTATGTAGAGCGAAAGCGGAAGGAAAATTCTGGAGCCCAGCTCCATGTGACCTATCTCGTGTCTGGGAAAGCAGTTGAAAATGGGACTTCG TGTCACAAGGTAGCGGTGGTGAGAGAGGATCAGCTGGAAG CACTGAAGCTGAAAATGTTGGTGACTGCCAGTGTCCACGTTTACAGCATTCAGAAGGCAATGCTGAAGGATAGTAGCCCCCTCTTCAACACCGATTACGAAGCAATCAAGGAAAATCTGCAAAACAGTAATAA ATACAGTGCCATTCGATGTGAGGATGCTGTTCCTCGGTCAGCTGAGGAGTTGGCTCAGCTGCAGAAGTCGGTGCAGCAGTCCTCTCGGAGTTCAAGTGAGGCGACGAGCACCAGCAAGCCTATGGTGAATGGCAATGCGCCCGTGGCTCCTAAGAATGTTCCGCCACAACCCAAGGGAATCATGGGGATGTTCTCCGCCAAACCCTCCGCCAAGTCACAGGACAAAGAGGTGAAAGGGGAGCCAGATCTGGCAAAAGACGGGGAGAATGCTGTAAGTGTTCGACAGATG GCTCCTTCAGGCAGTAAAACAGCAAGCAAAGGAAACAGCTTCAGCAACTTTTTCCTGAAAGCCAGTGCTA AGAAAGGTTCACCCCCATCCAACCGAGCCACCAAGGAAGAAGACCCTCCGACCAAACCCGTTGCGGAATCCCCAGAGAAAGTGGAGACCCCTGAGGTGGGACAGTATAATGTGAAACCTGCTTCAGAGAAAGGGGGAGATGAAGAAAGcgaggttgcagcacagaagccACAAGCCGAGGCACAGAAGGAGAAAACCCTGGCAAAGAATGAAGCGGTAGACAAGCAGCAAAAAGACAGACCGAG CCAGAAAACCAAACGTAATGCAACATTGGCCAGTCAAGGGGAGGAGCCTTGTAACAAACGACGGAGGAGGATCAGACAGCCTCAGTCAGACAGTAGCGATGACGAAG taatcccagactctcctgaagCTTTTGATATAAAgactccatcaccaccccctgaAGAGCCAGTCAAGGAAGAAGATAGGTCACCTCAGTGCCTTTCAGATGTTGAGGTTAAGCCAACGTGTTGGGAAAGTGCAGACAGAGCTGAG aaggcagtgggagtgaaACGGAGGAAACGACGACGAGTTCTCAAATCCAAGACCTTTCTGGATGAAGATGGCGCTATGG TGACCGAAAAGGTTTACCAGAGTGAGTCGTGCACTGACAGCGAGAGCGAATTTGCAGCCAAGCAACAAGAGTCGAAAAATCTCTCGGGGCCCAAAGCAGCCGGCATGAAGAGCATGGCAGGCGGCAAAGACCATCCAAAGGAGCAGAAGGAGAAGAAAGCAGCAGCCTCCAACAGGGCAGGCAAGCAGGCATCCATCATGGGATTCTTCAAAAAGGCCACCTAG
- the pold3 gene encoding DNA polymerase delta subunit 3 isoform X3, producing MEELELQVENIEELVADENRIVTYKMLSQFLGIHVNQAKQMLYYYVERKRKENSGAQLHVTYLVSGKAVENGTSCHKVAVVREDQLEALKLKMLVTASVHVYSIQKAMLKDSSPLFNTDYEAIKENLQNSNKYSAIRCEDAVPRSAEELAQLQKSVQQSSRSSSEATSTSKPMVNGNAPVAPKNVPPQPKGIMGMFSAKPSAKSQDKEVKGEPDLAKDGENAAPSGSKTASKGNSFSNFFLKASAKKGSPPSNRATKEEDPPTKPVAESPEKVETPEVGQYNVKPASEKGGDEESEVAAQKPQAEAQKEKTLAKNEAVDKQQKDRPSSQKTKRNATLASQGEEPCNKRRRRIRQPQSDSSDDEVIPDSPEAFDIKTPSPPPEEPVKEEDRSPQCLSDVEVKPTCWESADRAEKAVGVKRRKRRRVLKSKTFLDEDGAMVTEKVYQSESCTDSESEFAAKQQESKNLSGPKAAGMKSMAGGKDHPKEQKEKKAAASNRAGKQASIMGFFKKAT from the exons GTCACCTACAAGATGCTGAGCCAGTTCCTGGGCATTCATGTCAACCAGGCGAAACA GATGCTTTATTACTATGTAGAGCGAAAGCGGAAGGAAAATTCTGGAGCCCAGCTCCATGTGACCTATCTCGTGTCTGGGAAAGCAGTTGAAAATGGGACTTCG TGTCACAAGGTAGCGGTGGTGAGAGAGGATCAGCTGGAAG CACTGAAGCTGAAAATGTTGGTGACTGCCAGTGTCCACGTTTACAGCATTCAGAAGGCAATGCTGAAGGATAGTAGCCCCCTCTTCAACACCGATTACGAAGCAATCAAGGAAAATCTGCAAAACAGTAATAA ATACAGTGCCATTCGATGTGAGGATGCTGTTCCTCGGTCAGCTGAGGAGTTGGCTCAGCTGCAGAAGTCGGTGCAGCAGTCCTCTCGGAGTTCAAGTGAGGCGACGAGCACCAGCAAGCCTATGGTGAATGGCAATGCGCCCGTGGCTCCTAAGAATGTTCCGCCACAACCCAAGGGAATCATGGGGATGTTCTCCGCCAAACCCTCCGCCAAGTCACAGGACAAAGAGGTGAAAGGGGAGCCAGATCTGGCAAAAGACGGGGAGAATGCT GCTCCTTCAGGCAGTAAAACAGCAAGCAAAGGAAACAGCTTCAGCAACTTTTTCCTGAAAGCCAGTGCTA AGAAAGGTTCACCCCCATCCAACCGAGCCACCAAGGAAGAAGACCCTCCGACCAAACCCGTTGCGGAATCCCCAGAGAAAGTGGAGACCCCTGAGGTGGGACAGTATAATGTGAAACCTGCTTCAGAGAAAGGGGGAGATGAAGAAAGcgaggttgcagcacagaagccACAAGCCGAGGCACAGAAGGAGAAAACCCTGGCAAAGAATGAAGCGGTAGACAAGCAGCAAAAAGACAGACCGAG CAGCCAGAAAACCAAACGTAATGCAACATTGGCCAGTCAAGGGGAGGAGCCTTGTAACAAACGACGGAGGAGGATCAGACAGCCTCAGTCAGACAGTAGCGATGACGAAG taatcccagactctcctgaagCTTTTGATATAAAgactccatcaccaccccctgaAGAGCCAGTCAAGGAAGAAGATAGGTCACCTCAGTGCCTTTCAGATGTTGAGGTTAAGCCAACGTGTTGGGAAAGTGCAGACAGAGCTGAG aaggcagtgggagtgaaACGGAGGAAACGACGACGAGTTCTCAAATCCAAGACCTTTCTGGATGAAGATGGCGCTATGG TGACCGAAAAGGTTTACCAGAGTGAGTCGTGCACTGACAGCGAGAGCGAATTTGCAGCCAAGCAACAAGAGTCGAAAAATCTCTCGGGGCCCAAAGCAGCCGGCATGAAGAGCATGGCAGGCGGCAAAGACCATCCAAAGGAGCAGAAGGAGAAGAAAGCAGCAGCCTCCAACAGGGCAGGCAAGCAGGCATCCATCATGGGATTCTTCAAAAAGGCCACCTAG
- the pold3 gene encoding DNA polymerase delta subunit 3 isoform X1: MEELELQVENIEELVADENRIVTYKMLSQFLGIHVNQAKQMLYYYVERKRKENSGAQLHVTYLVSGKAVENGTSCHKVAVVREDQLEALKLKMLVTASVHVYSIQKAMLKDSSPLFNTDYEAIKENLQNSNKYSAIRCEDAVPRSAEELAQLQKSVQQSSRSSSEATSTSKPMVNGNAPVAPKNVPPQPKGIMGMFSAKPSAKSQDKEVKGEPDLAKDGENAVSVRQMAPSGSKTASKGNSFSNFFLKASAKKGSPPSNRATKEEDPPTKPVAESPEKVETPEVGQYNVKPASEKGGDEESEVAAQKPQAEAQKEKTLAKNEAVDKQQKDRPSSQKTKRNATLASQGEEPCNKRRRRIRQPQSDSSDDEVIPDSPEAFDIKTPSPPPEEPVKEEDRSPQCLSDVEVKPTCWESADRAEKAVGVKRRKRRRVLKSKTFLDEDGAMVTEKVYQSESCTDSESEFAAKQQESKNLSGPKAAGMKSMAGGKDHPKEQKEKKAAASNRAGKQASIMGFFKKAT; encoded by the exons GTCACCTACAAGATGCTGAGCCAGTTCCTGGGCATTCATGTCAACCAGGCGAAACA GATGCTTTATTACTATGTAGAGCGAAAGCGGAAGGAAAATTCTGGAGCCCAGCTCCATGTGACCTATCTCGTGTCTGGGAAAGCAGTTGAAAATGGGACTTCG TGTCACAAGGTAGCGGTGGTGAGAGAGGATCAGCTGGAAG CACTGAAGCTGAAAATGTTGGTGACTGCCAGTGTCCACGTTTACAGCATTCAGAAGGCAATGCTGAAGGATAGTAGCCCCCTCTTCAACACCGATTACGAAGCAATCAAGGAAAATCTGCAAAACAGTAATAA ATACAGTGCCATTCGATGTGAGGATGCTGTTCCTCGGTCAGCTGAGGAGTTGGCTCAGCTGCAGAAGTCGGTGCAGCAGTCCTCTCGGAGTTCAAGTGAGGCGACGAGCACCAGCAAGCCTATGGTGAATGGCAATGCGCCCGTGGCTCCTAAGAATGTTCCGCCACAACCCAAGGGAATCATGGGGATGTTCTCCGCCAAACCCTCCGCCAAGTCACAGGACAAAGAGGTGAAAGGGGAGCCAGATCTGGCAAAAGACGGGGAGAATGCTGTAAGTGTTCGACAGATG GCTCCTTCAGGCAGTAAAACAGCAAGCAAAGGAAACAGCTTCAGCAACTTTTTCCTGAAAGCCAGTGCTA AGAAAGGTTCACCCCCATCCAACCGAGCCACCAAGGAAGAAGACCCTCCGACCAAACCCGTTGCGGAATCCCCAGAGAAAGTGGAGACCCCTGAGGTGGGACAGTATAATGTGAAACCTGCTTCAGAGAAAGGGGGAGATGAAGAAAGcgaggttgcagcacagaagccACAAGCCGAGGCACAGAAGGAGAAAACCCTGGCAAAGAATGAAGCGGTAGACAAGCAGCAAAAAGACAGACCGAG CAGCCAGAAAACCAAACGTAATGCAACATTGGCCAGTCAAGGGGAGGAGCCTTGTAACAAACGACGGAGGAGGATCAGACAGCCTCAGTCAGACAGTAGCGATGACGAAG taatcccagactctcctgaagCTTTTGATATAAAgactccatcaccaccccctgaAGAGCCAGTCAAGGAAGAAGATAGGTCACCTCAGTGCCTTTCAGATGTTGAGGTTAAGCCAACGTGTTGGGAAAGTGCAGACAGAGCTGAG aaggcagtgggagtgaaACGGAGGAAACGACGACGAGTTCTCAAATCCAAGACCTTTCTGGATGAAGATGGCGCTATGG TGACCGAAAAGGTTTACCAGAGTGAGTCGTGCACTGACAGCGAGAGCGAATTTGCAGCCAAGCAACAAGAGTCGAAAAATCTCTCGGGGCCCAAAGCAGCCGGCATGAAGAGCATGGCAGGCGGCAAAGACCATCCAAAGGAGCAGAAGGAGAAGAAAGCAGCAGCCTCCAACAGGGCAGGCAAGCAGGCATCCATCATGGGATTCTTCAAAAAGGCCACCTAG
- the pold3 gene encoding DNA polymerase delta subunit 3 isoform X4, with product MRTGLMLYYYVERKRKENSGAQLHVTYLVSGKAVENGTSCHKVAVVREDQLEALKLKMLVTASVHVYSIQKAMLKDSSPLFNTDYEAIKENLQNSNKYSAIRCEDAVPRSAEELAQLQKSVQQSSRSSSEATSTSKPMVNGNAPVAPKNVPPQPKGIMGMFSAKPSAKSQDKEVKGEPDLAKDGENAVSVRQMAPSGSKTASKGNSFSNFFLKASAKKGSPPSNRATKEEDPPTKPVAESPEKVETPEVGQYNVKPASEKGGDEESEVAAQKPQAEAQKEKTLAKNEAVDKQQKDRPSSQKTKRNATLASQGEEPCNKRRRRIRQPQSDSSDDEVIPDSPEAFDIKTPSPPPEEPVKEEDRSPQCLSDVEVKPTCWESADRAEKAVGVKRRKRRRVLKSKTFLDEDGAMVTEKVYQSESCTDSESEFAAKQQESKNLSGPKAAGMKSMAGGKDHPKEQKEKKAAASNRAGKQASIMGFFKKAT from the exons GATGCTTTATTACTATGTAGAGCGAAAGCGGAAGGAAAATTCTGGAGCCCAGCTCCATGTGACCTATCTCGTGTCTGGGAAAGCAGTTGAAAATGGGACTTCG TGTCACAAGGTAGCGGTGGTGAGAGAGGATCAGCTGGAAG CACTGAAGCTGAAAATGTTGGTGACTGCCAGTGTCCACGTTTACAGCATTCAGAAGGCAATGCTGAAGGATAGTAGCCCCCTCTTCAACACCGATTACGAAGCAATCAAGGAAAATCTGCAAAACAGTAATAA ATACAGTGCCATTCGATGTGAGGATGCTGTTCCTCGGTCAGCTGAGGAGTTGGCTCAGCTGCAGAAGTCGGTGCAGCAGTCCTCTCGGAGTTCAAGTGAGGCGACGAGCACCAGCAAGCCTATGGTGAATGGCAATGCGCCCGTGGCTCCTAAGAATGTTCCGCCACAACCCAAGGGAATCATGGGGATGTTCTCCGCCAAACCCTCCGCCAAGTCACAGGACAAAGAGGTGAAAGGGGAGCCAGATCTGGCAAAAGACGGGGAGAATGCTGTAAGTGTTCGACAGATG GCTCCTTCAGGCAGTAAAACAGCAAGCAAAGGAAACAGCTTCAGCAACTTTTTCCTGAAAGCCAGTGCTA AGAAAGGTTCACCCCCATCCAACCGAGCCACCAAGGAAGAAGACCCTCCGACCAAACCCGTTGCGGAATCCCCAGAGAAAGTGGAGACCCCTGAGGTGGGACAGTATAATGTGAAACCTGCTTCAGAGAAAGGGGGAGATGAAGAAAGcgaggttgcagcacagaagccACAAGCCGAGGCACAGAAGGAGAAAACCCTGGCAAAGAATGAAGCGGTAGACAAGCAGCAAAAAGACAGACCGAG CAGCCAGAAAACCAAACGTAATGCAACATTGGCCAGTCAAGGGGAGGAGCCTTGTAACAAACGACGGAGGAGGATCAGACAGCCTCAGTCAGACAGTAGCGATGACGAAG taatcccagactctcctgaagCTTTTGATATAAAgactccatcaccaccccctgaAGAGCCAGTCAAGGAAGAAGATAGGTCACCTCAGTGCCTTTCAGATGTTGAGGTTAAGCCAACGTGTTGGGAAAGTGCAGACAGAGCTGAG aaggcagtgggagtgaaACGGAGGAAACGACGACGAGTTCTCAAATCCAAGACCTTTCTGGATGAAGATGGCGCTATGG TGACCGAAAAGGTTTACCAGAGTGAGTCGTGCACTGACAGCGAGAGCGAATTTGCAGCCAAGCAACAAGAGTCGAAAAATCTCTCGGGGCCCAAAGCAGCCGGCATGAAGAGCATGGCAGGCGGCAAAGACCATCCAAAGGAGCAGAAGGAGAAGAAAGCAGCAGCCTCCAACAGGGCAGGCAAGCAGGCATCCATCATGGGATTCTTCAAAAAGGCCACCTAG